A DNA window from Nitrospira sp. contains the following coding sequences:
- a CDS encoding conserved exported protein of unknown function (Evidence 4 : Unknown function but conserved in other organisms; MaGe:77308591), with protein MKAQFTALILGVTLCVTVMGGASSARAGDEGETAELLIALLKSGRAVVSEHQALINDPSKGNKGFTDEFLAHQVIEKFKAKTRVDLSRSNGTPQSAILLALLEAEREVVLEGQPVINKQGVAFKGFIPAVFARKSGEKFYKKTGIRLKLTGMDYRFPGNKPDDFESEVLHLFADSRHPKGQQYAKAAMVGGKPVMRVMDPEYAGPTCLTCHGGPKGERDITGTRKEGWKEGDLAGAISVVVPMR; from the coding sequence ATGAAGGCCCAGTTCACAGCGCTCATTCTTGGTGTGACCCTGTGTGTAACGGTGATGGGGGGGGCATCGTCCGCCCGCGCAGGCGATGAGGGCGAGACAGCAGAGCTGTTGATTGCCTTGCTGAAATCGGGGCGCGCGGTGGTGTCGGAACATCAAGCCCTCATTAACGATCCCAGCAAAGGCAATAAAGGGTTCACAGACGAGTTTCTCGCGCATCAGGTTATTGAGAAGTTCAAAGCGAAAACGCGTGTGGACTTGAGCCGCTCGAACGGAACTCCGCAAAGCGCCATTCTTCTAGCCCTGCTTGAAGCGGAACGCGAAGTGGTGTTGGAAGGGCAGCCGGTGATCAATAAGCAGGGTGTCGCGTTCAAGGGATTCATTCCTGCGGTATTCGCGCGCAAGTCTGGAGAAAAATTTTACAAGAAAACCGGCATTCGTCTGAAATTGACGGGCATGGATTATCGATTCCCTGGCAATAAGCCGGATGATTTCGAGTCGGAAGTGTTGCACCTGTTTGCAGACTCCCGTCATCCGAAAGGGCAGCAGTATGCCAAAGCGGCGATGGTGGGAGGGAAGCCGGTCATGCGCGTGATGGATCCCGAATATGCCGGCCCGACGTGTCTGACGTGCCACGGGGGACCCAAAGGGGAACGGGATATTACCGGAACGAGAAAAGAGGGATGGAAAGAAGGAGACCTAGCCGGCGCAATCAGTGTCGTTGTGCCGATGCGGTAG
- a CDS encoding Cobyric acid synthase (MaGe:77308592): MAGAAILMARALAVLGTGSDVGKSLITAGLCRLFLRVGVKVAPFKAQNMSNNSFVTPDGKEIGRAQALQAQACGLEPDADMNPILMKPESNRSAQIVVQGTVWGKAEARRYFEQRAELAARVRESYERLAGRYEAIVIEGAGSAAEMNLKDRDLANWSAVEMADAQVVLVADIDRGGVFAQVIGTLDLLAPHERARVVGIVINKFRGDATLFDDGVKFIEQRTGLPVLGVVPMLRGLALDQEDAVDIERHRHAPFAQDRVNIAVVLLPRMSNFTDFNRLIAEPDVVVRYAASLDDLAGADVIVIPGSKNTIDDLAYIRQSGMAESICRHASSGGEVVGICGGYQMLGRSIADPDGVEAGGEVEGLGLLDVITHLTKTKVTQLVEAESLHIEPNRHLPVRGYCIHMGQTTGRDQRHCFHMRPLILGQECLEEREAEHFDGAMDETGLMWGTYLHGVFDRPEFRRAWINRIRSRKALMPLADAVSRGISQSFDCQLDTWADHLESHLTILPLLHAVSASR, from the coding sequence ATGGCGGGAGCGGCAATCTTGATGGCGCGCGCGCTGGCGGTGCTCGGCACGGGATCGGATGTCGGGAAGAGTCTCATCACGGCAGGGCTGTGCCGTCTTTTTCTTAGGGTAGGCGTCAAAGTGGCGCCGTTTAAAGCGCAGAACATGTCCAATAATTCCTTCGTGACGCCGGATGGAAAGGAAATCGGCCGTGCCCAGGCATTGCAAGCGCAGGCCTGCGGGCTCGAGCCCGATGCCGATATGAACCCGATCTTGATGAAGCCGGAATCGAATCGCAGCGCGCAGATTGTCGTGCAAGGGACTGTGTGGGGCAAGGCGGAAGCGAGACGCTATTTTGAACAGCGGGCGGAACTGGCCGCGCGCGTGCGGGAGAGCTACGAACGGCTGGCTGGCCGGTACGAGGCCATCGTCATCGAGGGGGCCGGGAGCGCGGCCGAAATGAATTTAAAAGACCGCGATTTGGCTAATTGGTCGGCTGTGGAGATGGCGGATGCGCAGGTCGTCTTGGTGGCGGACATCGATCGCGGCGGTGTGTTCGCGCAGGTCATTGGGACCTTGGACCTACTGGCGCCGCATGAGCGCGCGCGAGTGGTTGGAATCGTGATCAATAAATTTCGAGGCGATGCGACGTTGTTTGACGATGGGGTGAAGTTTATCGAGCAGCGGACTGGCCTTCCTGTGTTGGGGGTCGTGCCGATGTTACGCGGCCTGGCGCTGGATCAGGAGGATGCCGTTGACATTGAACGCCATCGGCATGCTCCGTTCGCTCAGGATCGCGTCAACATCGCGGTGGTGCTGTTGCCGCGCATGAGCAACTTTACCGATTTCAATCGGCTGATCGCAGAGCCCGATGTGGTGGTGCGGTATGCGGCCTCGCTGGATGATCTTGCTGGCGCGGATGTCATTGTGATTCCGGGGAGTAAAAACACGATTGACGATCTTGCGTATATACGTCAGTCCGGCATGGCGGAGTCGATTTGCCGTCATGCGAGTAGCGGAGGTGAGGTTGTCGGCATCTGTGGCGGGTATCAAATGCTGGGACGGAGTATTGCGGATCCTGACGGCGTGGAAGCTGGAGGCGAGGTCGAAGGCCTTGGGCTCTTGGATGTCATCACGCACCTGACTAAGACCAAGGTCACACAATTGGTTGAGGCCGAGTCGCTTCATATAGAACCGAACCGACATCTGCCGGTTCGTGGGTATTGTATTCATATGGGACAGACGACAGGGCGAGATCAGCGCCATTGCTTTCATATGCGTCCACTCATTCTCGGTCAAGAGTGCCTGGAGGAGAGAGAGGCTGAACATTTCGATGGAGCGATGGATGAAACCGGCTTGATGTGGGGCACGTACCTTCATGGCGTTTTCGATCGGCCTGAATTCAGGCGGGCGTGGATAAACCGAATCCGCAGTCGAAAGGCGCTCATGCCTTTGGCAGACGCCGTCTCGCGCGGTATTTCTCAATCGTTCGATTGTCAGCTCGATACATGGGCAGACCATCTAGAGTCGCATCTGACGATCCTGCCTCTTTTGCACGCGGTCTCCGCCAGCCGGTAA
- a CDS encoding putative Adenosylcobinamide hydrolase (Evidence 3 : Putative function from multiple computational evidences; Product type e : enzyme; MaGe:77308593) — protein MIAQSSSRMQTRYRVTKQTLIVDLGGKRRVLSSAPQGGGLTVASYILNHQVAANPDTSAGQSTHGDPAQYLRKLAASLGVRLGSGTVGLMTAVPMTKLAMARTASGAIWVECFATVGVTNAVRAGETPQIPDQARRAMAPGTINLIVVTNASLSSAAMVGAVQVATESKTGVLRDHAVPSWTGQPGATGTGTDAVVIACRKRGEGPWHLYSGTHTVMGALIGQAVTICVTRGLAKARRWRERQS, from the coding sequence ATGATTGCTCAGTCATCCTCACGCATGCAGACTCGGTATCGAGTGACAAAGCAGACGCTGATCGTCGATCTTGGAGGCAAGCGGCGCGTGCTTTCATCGGCTCCCCAAGGCGGCGGGCTCACCGTCGCGTCGTATATCTTGAATCATCAAGTGGCGGCGAATCCAGATACGAGCGCCGGCCAATCCACCCACGGTGATCCTGCGCAGTACTTGCGGAAGCTGGCAGCCAGTCTTGGCGTGCGCTTAGGCTCAGGGACTGTGGGATTGATGACGGCGGTTCCCATGACGAAGTTGGCGATGGCACGAACTGCTTCGGGGGCAATCTGGGTGGAATGTTTTGCCACCGTCGGTGTGACGAATGCGGTGCGCGCAGGGGAGACGCCTCAGATTCCTGATCAGGCTCGCCGTGCGATGGCGCCTGGGACCATCAATCTCATTGTCGTGACCAATGCCAGCTTATCGAGTGCGGCGATGGTGGGAGCGGTGCAAGTGGCGACGGAAAGTAAAACAGGTGTGTTGAGGGATCATGCCGTCCCGAGTTGGACTGGGCAGCCTGGCGCCACTGGAACTGGGACCGACGCGGTGGTGATCGCCTGCCGGAAACGCGGCGAGGGACCGTGGCACCTCTATAGCGGGACCCACACGGTGATGGGCGCCTTAATTGGGCAGGCGGTGACCATCTGTGTGACTCGCGGCTTGGCCAAGGCTCGGCGATGGCGGGAGCGGCAATCTTGA
- a CDS encoding L-threonine 3-O-phosphate decarboxylase (MaGe:77308594) translates to MGAVKKPVHGGDVYAASRELGRDVATLIDFSASINPLGPSPDVWRAITGARHLIPHYPDPECWELRQTLADRWCVEPARIVMGNGSIELIHALPRALKIDRLLLVQPTFSEYAASMARAGGRVTALCADRETQYALPIDRLCQLLERQTKGSRTIDGMLLCNPNSPTGQACEAADVLKLARAAQRRGCWLIVDETFADYCPERSFLPLSSAWSKVVVLRSLTKFYGLPGLRVGYAVAAPAVAQRLRRALPPWSVNAMGQVASLAALRDQAHAKKSLQFVVNERARMSHALARLPGCEVFPAYANFIFMELPPGWHARRMTEQLRHEGLLIRDCSSVPGANRRSIRVAVRSRQNNDRLLKSLSRLLHKSRT, encoded by the coding sequence GTGGGTGCTGTAAAGAAACCCGTTCACGGTGGCGACGTGTATGCGGCGTCGCGCGAGCTTGGGCGGGATGTCGCGACGCTCATCGATTTCAGCGCCAGTATCAACCCACTGGGGCCTTCTCCAGATGTCTGGCGCGCGATCACCGGGGCACGTCATCTTATCCCTCACTATCCAGACCCCGAATGCTGGGAGCTTCGTCAGACGCTGGCTGACCGGTGGTGCGTCGAACCTGCACGGATAGTAATGGGAAATGGCTCGATAGAATTGATCCACGCTCTTCCACGAGCGCTCAAGATCGATCGTCTCCTGCTGGTCCAACCGACATTCTCCGAGTATGCCGCGTCGATGGCGCGGGCCGGAGGTCGTGTGACGGCACTGTGCGCGGATCGGGAGACGCAGTATGCGCTGCCCATCGATCGTCTCTGTCAGTTGTTGGAACGGCAGACGAAGGGATCTCGGACGATTGACGGGATGCTGTTGTGCAATCCCAATAGCCCAACAGGGCAGGCGTGCGAGGCGGCGGATGTATTGAAACTCGCGCGCGCCGCGCAGCGGCGCGGCTGCTGGTTGATTGTCGATGAAACCTTTGCGGACTATTGTCCAGAACGATCTTTTCTGCCGCTGTCGTCAGCCTGGTCCAAGGTAGTGGTGTTGCGGAGCCTGACAAAATTTTATGGATTGCCGGGATTGCGGGTGGGGTACGCGGTCGCGGCGCCGGCTGTTGCTCAACGGTTGCGCCGCGCATTGCCGCCCTGGTCCGTCAATGCCATGGGACAGGTGGCCTCATTGGCTGCATTGCGCGATCAGGCGCATGCGAAGAAGAGTCTTCAGTTCGTTGTGAACGAGCGGGCTCGAATGTCCCACGCGCTTGCGCGTTTGCCGGGCTGCGAGGTGTTCCCTGCGTATGCTAATTTCATCTTCATGGAGTTGCCGCCTGGATGGCATGCGAGAAGAATGACCGAACAGTTGCGGCATGAAGGATTGCTCATTCGAGATTGCTCCTCAGTTCCAGGCGCGAATCGCCGCTCGATCAGAGTCGCGGTCAGGTCTCGACAGAATAATGATCGGTTGTTGAAATCGCTCTCTCGCCTGCTGCACAAGAGTCGGACATGA
- a CDS encoding Cobalamin biosynthesis protein CobD (MaGe:77308595) encodes MTGREFVLAAVVDLAVGDPRWLPHPVRAMGWAIGWCDDHVRAICRSPLGLRLAGLALAVGLPLFVYLIGRWMIEEAESLAGWFGSAVTIVLAATTLAGRDLWDHVRAVGVSLERGNLAGARQAVSMVVGRDTDRLTESEVARAAIETVAESTADGIIAPLLYLMLGGPAFALAYKAVNTLDSMIGHRNERYLNFGWASARLDDVANWIPARLAALLLVLATGLVTLSYRRMLNSACTWWRDGGNHPSPNSGRPEAAMAGALGVQLGGINIYDGVAHERPVLGDGRRDMSCSDIAFATQLMVVASLLAVLIGAGVLWVL; translated from the coding sequence ATGACAGGCCGTGAGTTCGTTCTTGCTGCGGTTGTCGATCTGGCCGTGGGCGATCCTCGCTGGCTCCCGCATCCTGTCCGCGCCATGGGTTGGGCCATAGGATGGTGCGACGATCATGTGAGAGCGATCTGTCGCAGTCCGCTCGGGCTTCGTCTTGCCGGACTTGCACTCGCGGTGGGCCTGCCGCTGTTCGTCTATCTCATCGGACGCTGGATGATTGAAGAAGCTGAGAGTCTGGCTGGTTGGTTCGGAAGTGCCGTGACGATTGTGCTGGCCGCGACGACGCTGGCGGGGCGGGATCTGTGGGACCATGTGCGAGCGGTCGGTGTATCGTTGGAGCGAGGCAATCTGGCCGGCGCGCGCCAGGCGGTGTCTATGGTAGTCGGCCGGGACACGGATCGGTTGACGGAGTCGGAGGTTGCGCGTGCGGCGATTGAAACGGTCGCGGAGAGCACGGCGGATGGAATCATTGCGCCGCTGTTGTATCTCATGCTCGGCGGTCCGGCCTTCGCGCTTGCATATAAGGCAGTCAATACCTTGGACTCGATGATCGGCCATCGTAATGAGCGATACCTGAATTTCGGGTGGGCGTCAGCCAGACTTGATGATGTGGCCAATTGGATTCCCGCGCGACTCGCGGCTCTTCTGCTGGTATTGGCGACGGGACTGGTGACTTTAAGTTATCGGCGCATGTTGAATAGTGCTTGTACATGGTGGCGCGATGGCGGCAACCATCCGAGTCCGAATAGCGGCCGGCCGGAGGCTGCGATGGCCGGCGCGCTCGGCGTGCAGTTGGGCGGGATCAATATTTACGATGGTGTGGCCCATGAACGCCCGGTGCTTGGCGATGGCCGGCGGGATATGAGCTGCTCGGATATCGCGTTTGCGACGCAATTGATGGTGGTGGCCAGTTTGCTGGCGGTGTTGATCGGAGCGGGAGTCTTGTGGGTGCTGTAA
- a CDS encoding Adenosylcobinamide-GDP ribazoletransferase (MaGe:77308596), producing MRAIARPFVFAWQFLTGVPLSRAWHDPTEAELAASMAWYPAVGMLIGAGLVLADAGLSRLFPSVVVNVLLIVLLVSLTRGLHQDGLADTLDGLAGGRTAAERLPIMRDPRIGAIGATGLFLSLLLRYAGLMALPQALRVPALLCMPAVGRWAMVTLAWASPYARAEGGLASSFLTHLSWHHVAISTGILAAGLGWGFGIAGGLMVLVAGSLMVLAAWAGCRSWFGGITGDTLGAANEAIEILFLLLVPSLLLLA from the coding sequence ATGAGAGCGATTGCTCGTCCATTCGTGTTTGCCTGGCAGTTTCTCACAGGAGTTCCGCTGAGTCGTGCCTGGCATGACCCAACGGAGGCTGAACTGGCGGCATCGATGGCCTGGTATCCCGCTGTAGGGATGCTGATCGGCGCGGGGCTGGTGCTGGCCGACGCGGGATTGTCGAGGCTGTTTCCCTCTGTGGTGGTGAATGTATTGTTGATCGTGCTGCTGGTTTCCTTGACCAGAGGATTGCACCAGGATGGGTTGGCGGACACGCTGGATGGGTTGGCCGGTGGCCGGACCGCAGCCGAACGTCTGCCCATCATGCGCGATCCGCGTATCGGCGCGATTGGCGCCACGGGGCTGTTTCTCTCTTTGCTCTTGCGCTATGCCGGGTTGATGGCGTTGCCTCAGGCGCTGAGAGTTCCTGCGTTGCTCTGTATGCCGGCGGTGGGGCGTTGGGCGATGGTCACTCTAGCCTGGGCCTCTCCCTATGCGCGAGCTGAAGGCGGCTTGGCCTCGTCGTTCTTGACGCATCTGTCCTGGCATCATGTTGCGATCTCAACGGGGATTCTCGCCGCAGGGCTGGGCTGGGGGTTCGGGATTGCCGGCGGGCTAATGGTGTTGGTGGCTGGCTCTCTGATGGTGCTGGCGGCATGGGCTGGTTGCAGATCGTGGTTTGGGGGGATTACGGGAGATACACTCGGCGCTGCGAATGAAGCGATCGAAATTCTCTTTCTGTTGCTGGTTCCGTCGCTCTTGTTACTCGCATGA
- a CDS encoding nicotinate-nucleotide dimethylbenzimidazole-P phosphoribosyl transferase (Evidence 2a : Function from experimental evidences in other organisms; Product type e : enzyme; MaGe:77308597), with amino-acid sequence MPLQALYDRIQSPDPQLLKQAQARLDRLTKPQGSLGRLEDVAAHYVMMTGELKPAIPRGMVFTFAADHGVTKEGVSAYPREVTPQMVLNFLRGGAGVNVLARHAGVDVKVVDIGVDYDFGVVPGLIGKKVMAGTRNLLREPAMTRAQAEQAILVGVELAAQAAEEGIGLIGTGEMGIGNTTPSAAITAVMTGRPVSEVTGRGTGIDDAGHARKVAVIQQALDLHRPDRADALGVLATVGGLEIAGLAGLILGASADRVPVVLDGFIAGAAALIAVGLQPRCRDYLIASHRSVERGHQAILEQLGLKPLLDLDLRLGEGTGACLGMSLVGAALKIYTEMATFGEAGVSEKA; translated from the coding sequence ATGCCATTGCAGGCGTTATATGACCGGATTCAATCGCCCGATCCCCAGTTACTGAAACAAGCGCAGGCGCGGCTGGATCGTCTCACCAAGCCGCAAGGCAGTTTGGGCCGGCTGGAAGACGTAGCGGCGCATTACGTTATGATGACCGGGGAGCTGAAACCGGCTATTCCCCGTGGCATGGTGTTCACGTTTGCGGCGGATCATGGAGTGACTAAGGAAGGGGTGAGTGCCTATCCGAGAGAAGTCACGCCGCAAATGGTGTTGAACTTCCTGCGCGGCGGCGCCGGGGTGAATGTCTTGGCCCGGCATGCTGGGGTGGATGTGAAGGTGGTCGACATCGGTGTCGATTATGACTTCGGCGTTGTTCCAGGGCTGATTGGGAAAAAGGTTATGGCTGGGACGCGAAATCTGCTTCGTGAGCCAGCGATGACCCGCGCACAGGCCGAGCAGGCGATTTTGGTTGGAGTGGAGCTGGCGGCGCAGGCGGCAGAGGAAGGCATTGGCCTCATTGGGACTGGCGAAATGGGGATCGGCAATACGACGCCGAGCGCGGCGATTACGGCGGTGATGACGGGGCGGCCGGTTTCTGAAGTGACCGGACGTGGGACCGGAATCGACGACGCCGGACATGCGAGGAAAGTGGCGGTGATCCAGCAGGCGCTCGACCTGCACCGGCCTGATCGGGCCGATGCCCTTGGCGTGCTGGCCACCGTGGGCGGATTGGAAATCGCGGGGTTGGCCGGCTTGATCCTTGGCGCCTCGGCCGATCGGGTGCCAGTGGTGCTGGATGGGTTTATTGCCGGCGCCGCGGCTTTGATTGCTGTCGGCCTGCAGCCGCGCTGTCGAGACTATCTGATCGCGTCGCATCGGTCGGTCGAGCGCGGTCATCAGGCGATCTTGGAGCAGCTCGGCTTGAAGCCACTCCTGGATCTCGATCTCCGTCTCGGTGAAGGGACCGGCGCTTGTCTGGGCATGAGTCTCGTCGGTGCGGCTCTCAAGATTTATACGGAAATGGCGACGTTCGGCGAAGCCGGAGTCTCGGAAAAGGCCTAG